A genome region from Pseudodesulfovibrio alkaliphilus includes the following:
- the rseP gene encoding RIP metalloprotease RseP: MLTSAIAIILALGGLIFFHELGHFAVARLFGMGVRTFSLGFGPRLAGYTSGRTEYKLSAIPLGGYVQLAGEQGEDEEEFPEDQLFAARPAWQRLCVVAAGPLFNFLLAFLIYWFLALAQGQGVIMPTVGDVMPESPAFEAGLRKDDHVLSVDGRPMDSWNQLVETIRAGNETPLRFEVARGNERLLLTVTPRVNTVKNLFGEEVTVPMVGIGQGGVIEYRPVEGLGAGMALAHTWTMSKVVVKGFVSIIERLIPVESIGGPIMLAQMVHTSAQSGFYDLLAMIAIISINLAIINLLPIPVLDGGHIVYFLLEMIFRRPVSDRWKAAATRVGILLLLMLMSLAIFNDVRRLLS; the protein is encoded by the coding sequence ATGCTGACAAGCGCTATCGCCATTATCCTGGCCCTTGGAGGGCTGATTTTCTTCCACGAACTCGGCCACTTCGCCGTGGCCCGTCTCTTCGGCATGGGAGTGAGGACCTTCTCCCTCGGCTTTGGTCCCCGCCTGGCCGGATACACTTCCGGGCGCACCGAGTACAAACTCTCGGCCATCCCTCTTGGGGGCTACGTCCAACTGGCGGGCGAACAAGGCGAAGACGAGGAGGAGTTCCCCGAGGACCAACTCTTTGCCGCGCGCCCCGCCTGGCAAAGGCTTTGCGTGGTTGCGGCTGGACCTCTCTTCAATTTCCTGCTCGCCTTTCTCATCTACTGGTTCCTGGCCCTGGCCCAGGGGCAGGGAGTGATCATGCCCACCGTGGGAGATGTCATGCCCGAGAGCCCGGCCTTTGAAGCAGGGCTACGCAAGGACGACCATGTCCTGAGCGTGGACGGCAGGCCCATGGACTCCTGGAACCAACTGGTGGAGACGATCCGCGCCGGCAACGAAACCCCGCTGCGCTTCGAGGTGGCCCGCGGCAATGAGAGGCTGCTTCTCACCGTGACCCCCAGGGTGAACACGGTCAAAAACCTCTTCGGCGAGGAAGTGACCGTGCCCATGGTGGGCATCGGCCAGGGCGGGGTCATTGAATATCGGCCCGTGGAGGGCCTTGGGGCGGGCATGGCCCTTGCCCATACCTGGACCATGTCCAAGGTCGTGGTCAAGGGATTCGTCAGCATCATTGAGCGGCTCATTCCGGTGGAGTCCATCGGCGGCCCCATCATGCTCGCCCAGATGGTCCACACCAGCGCCCAGTCCGGGTTCTATGACCTGCTGGCAATGATCGCCATCATTTCCATCAACCTGGCCATCATCAATCTGCTGCCCATCCCGGTACTCGACGGCGGCCATATCGTCTATTTCCTGCTCGAGATGATCTTCCGCCGCCCTGTCAGTGACCGCTGGAAGGCGGCCGCAACCCGTGTTGGCATCCTCCTGCTGCTGATGCTCATGAGCCTTGCCATCTTCAACGATGTCCGCCGCCTGCTCTCATAA